A single Nicotiana tabacum cultivar K326 chromosome 5, ASM71507v2, whole genome shotgun sequence DNA region contains:
- the LOC107768591 gene encoding annexin-like protein RJ4 (The RefSeq protein has 3 substitutions compared to this genomic sequence) yields the protein MATINYPENPSPVADAEAIRKACQGWGTDEKAIISIFGHRNATQKKLIRRAYEELYNEDLVKRLESELSGHFEKAVYRWILDPEDRDAVMLHAAIKETPIPDYRVIIEYSCIYSPEEFLAVKRAYQARYKRSVEEDLAEHSAGDLRKLLVALVGIYRYAGKEINARVANTEADNLHSAICNKEFNHEEIVRIISTRSIPQLIATLNRYKDDYGSSITKHLRDDANAAKEYLVALRTTIRCINDPQKYYEKVIRYAINESGTDEESLTRVIVTRAEKDLKDIKELYYKRNSVTLDHALSKHTSGDYKAFLLALLGNDN from the exons ATGGCTACAATCAATTACCCTGAAAACCCTTCTCCTGTTGCTGATGCAGAGGCTATTAGGAAGGCTTGTCAAG GTTGGGGAACAGATGAGAAAGCCATAATTTCGATATTTGGGCATAGAAACGCAACTCAGAAGAAGCTGATTAGACGAGCTTACGAGGAGTTGTACAATGAAGATCTTGTGAAGCGCCTTGAATCTGAGTTGTCTGGACACTTCGAG AAAGCAGTATACAGATGGATTCTAGATCCAGAAGACAGAGATGCAGTAatgttgcacgctgcaataaaaGAGACACCAATTCCAGATTATCGTGTGATTATTGAGTACTCATGTATCTATTCCCCTGAAGAGTTCTTGGCTGTGAAACGTGCCTATCAAGCTCGCTACAAGCGCTCTGTGGAGGAAGATTTGGCTGAGCATTCTGCTGGTGATCTTCGAAAG CTTTTGGTTGCCCTAGTGGGCATATACAGGTATGCTGGTAAAGAGATAAATGCAAGAGTAGCAAACACCGAGGCTGACAACCTTCACAGTGCAATATGTAACAAGGAATTCAATCATGAAGAAATTGTTAGAATTATTTCAACAAGGAGCATCCCTCAACTCATAGCAACTCTCAACCGCTACAAGGATGATTATGGCTCTTCAATTACCAAG CACTTGAGGGATGACGCAAATGCTGCTAAAGAATACCTAGTAGCACTACGTACAACAATCCGATGCATTAATGACCCCCAGAAATACTATGAAAAG GTAATCCGCTATGCTATTAACGAGTCTGGGACTGATGAAGAGTCACTGACAAGAGTGATAGTTACAAGGGCAGAGAAGGACTTAAAGGATATCAAGGAGATTTACTACAAGAGGAACAGTGTCACTCTTGATCATGCTGTCTCCAAGCACACTTCTGGAGATTACAAGGCTTTCCTTCTCACTCTATTGGGAAATGATAACTAA